The following are encoded together in the Macadamia integrifolia cultivar HAES 741 chromosome 10, SCU_Mint_v3, whole genome shotgun sequence genome:
- the LOC122091045 gene encoding endo-1,3;1,4-beta-D-glucanase-like — MQAPRQKIEMAGPQCCDNPPTLNPNSGEGKVEEFGGLLRYITGSSDSKAAILLVSDVFGFEAPNLRKLADKIAAAGYYVVVPEFMHGDPYDPDNTERPIMVWIKDHGVDKGFEEAKPIVSTIKSKGFSTIGAAGFCWGAKVVVELAKASYIQAAVLCHPSLVSIDDIKEVKAPIAVLGAEIDRNSPPELLKQYEGVLSVEGYVKIFPGVAHGWTMRYDPADKKAVEPAEEAHQDMLDWFVKFVK; from the exons ATGCAAGCTCCAAGGCAAAAGATAGAGATGGCAGGTCCTCAATGTTGCGACAATCCACCTACGCTTAACCCAAACTCTGGGGAAGGGAAAGTTGAAGAATTTGGAGGACTCTTACGCTACATCACTGGTTCATCCGATTCTAAAGCTGCAATCCTTCTTGTCTCCGATGTATTTG GATTTGAAGCACCAAACTTGAG GAAGCTAGCAGACAAAATTGCGGCTGCAGGATACTATGTGGTGGTTCCTGAGTTCATGCATGGGGATCCCTATGACCCTGATAATACTGAGAGGCCTATAATGGTCTGGATTAAAGATCATGGAGTG GATAAAGGATTTGAGGAGGCTAAACCAATTGTTTCAACTATAAAAAGTAAAGGCTTTTCCACTATTGGGGCTGCCGGGTTTTGCTGGGGCG CCAAGGTGGTTGTGGAACTAGCAAAGGCCAGTTACATTCAAGCTGCAGTGCTATGCCATCCTTCCCTCGTCTCTATCGATGACATCAAGG AGGTTAAGGCTCCCATTGCTGTACTTGGAGCTGAAATCGACCGGAATTCTCCACCAGAACTTTTGAAACAATATGAGGGGGTTTTATCG GTTGAAGGGTATGTGAAGATATTCCCTGGGGTGGCACATGGATGGACAATGAGGTACGATCCTGCGGACAAAAAGGCTGTGGAACCTGCTGAGGAAGCACACCAAGACATGTTGGACTGGTTTGTCAAGTTTGTCAAGTAA
- the LOC122091675 gene encoding endo-1,3;1,4-beta-D-glucanase-like has product MAGPQCCANPPALNPNSGEGIVEEFGGLLSYITGSLDSKGAILLISDVFGFEAPNLRKLANKIAAAGYYVVVPDFMHGDPYDPDNTERPVTVWMKDHGMDEGFEEAKPIVSAIKSKGFSTIGAAGFCWGGKVVVDLAKFGYIQAAVICHPPLVTINDMKEVKAPIAVLGAEIDEHAPPELLKQFEGVLSVEGYVKIFPGVLHGWTTRYDVDDKKAVEPAKEAHQDILDWFAQYIK; this is encoded by the exons ATGGCAGGGCCTCAATGCTGTGCAAACCCACCTGCCCTCAACCCAAACTCTGGGGAAGGGATAGTTGAAGAATTTGGAGGACTCTTGAGCTACATCACTGGTTCATTGGATTCCAAGGGTGCAATCCTTCTTATCTCTGACGTATTTG GATTTGAAGCACCAAACTTGAG GAAGCTAGCAAACAAAATTGCAGCTGCAGGATACTATGTGGTGGTTCCTGACTTCATGCATGGGGATCCCTATGACCCTGATAATACTGAGAGGCCTGTAACAGTCTGGATGAAAGACCATGGCATG GATGAAGGATTTGAGGAGGCCAAACCAATTGTTTCAGCTATAAAAAGTAAAGGTTTTTCCACTATTGGGGCTGCTGGGTTTTGCTGGGGCG GCAAAGTAGTTGTGGATCTAGCAAAGTTCGGTTACATCCAAGCTGCAGTGATTTGCCATCCTCCACTTGTCACTATCAATGACATGAAGG AGGTTAAGGCTCCCATTGCTGTACTTGGAGCTGAAATTGATGAGCATGCTCCCCCAGAACTTTTGAAACAATTTGAAGGGGTTTTATCG GTTGAGGGGTATGTGAAGATATTCCCCGGTGTGCTACATGGATGGACAACGAGGTATGATGTCGATGACAAAAAAGCTGTGGAACCTGCTAAGGAAGCACACCAGGACATATTGGACTGGTTTGCTCAGTACATCAAGTAA
- the LOC122091674 gene encoding endo-1,3;1,4-beta-D-glucanase-like → MAGPQCCANPPALNPKSGEGIVEEFGGLLSYITGSLDSKGAILLISDVFGFEAPNLRKLADKIAAAGYYVVVPEFMHGDPYDPDNTERPVMVWLKDHGVDKGFEEAKLIVSAIKSKGFSTIGAAGFCWGGKVVVELAKSGYIQAAVICHPGFVTIDDMKEVKAPIAVLGAEIDQLSPPEFLKQFEGVLSVEGYVKIFPGVVHGWTTRYDVEDKKAVEPAEEAHQDMLDWFAKYVK, encoded by the exons ATGGCAGGGCCTCAATGTTGTGCAAACCCACCTGCCCTCAACCCAAAATCTGGGGAAGGGATAGTTGAAGAATTTGGAGGACTCTTAAGCTACATCACTGGTTCATTGGATTCCAAGGGAGCAATCCTTCTTATCTCTGACGTATTTG GATTTGAAGCACCAAACTTGAG GAAGCTAGCAGACAAAATTGCAGCTGCAGGATACTATGTGGTGGTTCCTGAGTTCATGCATGGGGATCCCTATGACCCTGATAATACTGAGAGGCCTGTAATGGTCTGGTTGAAAGATCATGGAGTG GACAAGGGATTTGAGGAGGCCAAACTTATTGTTTCAGCTATAAAAAGCAAAGGTTTTTCCACTATTGGGGCTGCCGGGTTTTGCTGGGGCG GTAAGGTAGTTGTGGAACTAGCAAAGTCCGGTTACATCCAAGCTGCAGTGATTTGCCATCCTGGATTTGTCACTATCGATGACATGAAGG AGGTTAAGGCTCCCATTGCTGTACTTGGAGCTGAAATTGACCAGCTTAGTCCCCCAGAATTTTTGAAACAATTTGAAGGGGTTTTATCG GTTGAAGGGTATGTGAAGATATTCCCTGGTGTGGTACATGGATGGACAACAAGGTACGATGTGGAGGACAAAAAAGCTGTGGAACCTGCTGAGGAAGCGCACCAGGATATGTTGGACTGGTTTGCCAAGTATGTCAAGTAA